Genomic DNA from Sphingobium sp. WTD-1:
ACCTTCCCCGGCAAATATACCACCGGCGACGGCGCGCGGCGCGACGCGGACGGCTATTACTGGATCACCGGCCGGGTCGACGATGTCATCAACGTGTCCGGCCACCGCATGGGCACGGCCGAGGTCGAGAGCGCGCTGGTGCTGCATGAAAGCGTCGCCGAGGCCGCCGTGGTCGGCTTCCCGCACGACATCAAGGGCCAGGGCATCTATGCCTATGTCACGCTGAACGCGAACGAGGAACCGAGTGACGACCTGCGCAAGGATCTGGTGAAATGGGTGCGGACCGAAATCGGCCCGATCGCCACGCCCGACGCGATCCAGTTCGCGCCCGGCCTGCCCAAGACGCGTTCGGGCAAGATCATGCGCCGCATATTGCGCAAGATCGCCGAGGGCGAAGTGTCCGCGCAGGCGCTGGGGGACGTTAGTACACTTGCCGACCCGTCGGTGGTGGATAATCTGGTCGCCAATCGTCAGGGATAAAAAGACACGCCGGACAAGGAACTTATCACCGGCGTGCGTATCCATTCGACATAGCTGGGTCGTGCGGGCGGGGTAGCGCGCGCAGGGCCCAGGCGAGACTTCCGTAAAAGGAGCAGCCCATGGCCCGTTACACGTCCGTCGCCCGCCTGTTGCACTGGATCATCGCGATCCTGATCCTGGTCAATCTGTGGCTGGGCTTTGCCCATGACAGCCTGCCCAAGGACTGGAAGGTGATGCCGGTCCACAAGTCGATCGGCCTGACCGTATTGGCATTGACGCTGGTCCGGCTCGGCTGGCGGCTGGGGCACAAGCCGCCGGCGCTGCCGGCCGCGATGCCGGGCTGGGAGAAGCTGGCCGCTAACCTCACCCATATCGCCTTCTACGCCTTCATGCTGATCGTGCCGCTGTCCGGCTGGATCATGTCGTCGGCGGGCGAGCGGCCGCTGAACTGGTTCTTCCTGTTCGACGTGCCGAAATTCGGCGTGGCCAAGGGCGATGCGATCGTCGGCATCTCGCACGAGGCGCATGAGCTGATCCCCTGGCTGTGGAGCGCGCTCATCATCGTCCACATATTGGCGGCGCTGCGCCATCATTTCCTGCTGAAGGACGGGGTGCTGCGGCGGATGCTGTGATCTCCCTCTAACGTCATGCCGAACTTGTTTCAGCATCCAACAGGCCCGACAGGCGGTTGGCCTGCTGGGAGAAATGGACCCTGAAACAAGTTCAGGGTGACGATGATGGTTAAGCGACTAAAGTTCGCCTGCCCTTACACCATCTCGCCGGCGAGCAGGCGCGGGAGGGCGCCGGACTGGCCGCGGGCTTCGGCCATGAAGCGGTTCTTGAGCAGACTGGTGCGCTGCACGGCGGCAAGGCCGGCGCGGCGGACCAGCGAGGGCAGCTTGCCGGGAATGTCGAACAGGCGAACCAGGCCATCCATCGCGACGCTGGTCATCATCGTGTCGAGGCCGCGCCAGCGCTGGTAGCGGGCGAGCAGCTGCGCATCGCCCGGATCGAGGCCAAGGCGCATGCCTTCGACCAATACCTCGACCAGCGCCGCCACGTCGCGGAAGCCGAGATTGAGGCCCTGACCGGCGATCGGGTGGATGGCATGGGCGCTGTCGCCGACCAGCGCGAGGCGGGTGTCGGTGATGCGCGCGGCATGGTGGAAGCCGAGCGGATAGG
This window encodes:
- a CDS encoding cytochrome b, translated to MARYTSVARLLHWIIAILILVNLWLGFAHDSLPKDWKVMPVHKSIGLTVLALTLVRLGWRLGHKPPALPAAMPGWEKLAANLTHIAFYAFMLIVPLSGWIMSSAGERPLNWFFLFDVPKFGVAKGDAIVGISHEAHELIPWLWSALIIVHILAALRHHFLLKDGVLRRML